The Maridesulfovibrio zosterae DSM 11974 genome contains a region encoding:
- a CDS encoding carboxyl transferase domain-containing protein — protein sequence MDIEKKLDGLIKRVQYARDVLGETEDKRLTAFAHKLDTCLDRNINMTQAELWDKLSTYEESLAVLEKDIDAGLSAMDKVRIVRHSERICLEDILENVYDNYTVVGGKDDMSIDPGMVIARAYISRRIGKKVHNQPVMVVGQEKGHGQEFRNGGCIKPWGNANALRYMKVAARENIPIHTYVFTPGSFPVEDYPGAAQQIAENIYEMCGLDVPIISVISEGGSGGAEAIAMADKRLMLSHGYYSVISPEGAAAIEGRIKGGERAPSKLIETCAKAQQITAEDNLRSGYIDGIIYEPALGARPEHFDFYKMVRSEVIRATDEVVLSVKGLRLFSRAAIKNRNKKEITNESVFVRWSISSNAKDRLLWKRYKKYRRMAQHAYEDKRSFLEKLNSAKVDAMAAAYSTIRYDLIKKYQSKIQSFAEEAKDEMHVVTSKVDKLKHLVIGKVGLASKSTSEVELALTKLSEDHEPDIPPSDYRHYVSPRASEDREITCPNADKNGCLEIWSRDLFDEFAGVCPTCGHHFPMGYRWYMANIFDWGTVREFNKSICAANPTNFPNFQERLDAAKAKTGLQSGCITYEGSIKHTKVICSTLVAPFRGGSVGAAEGEKFVRALELAGKKRYPFLAYVHGTAGIRIQEGVNGLIQMPRVTLAVRRYIESGGLYIVLYDTNSYAGPVASFLGCSPYQYAVRSSRIGFAGPGVIKETTGMDIAPDYHSANKALSRGHIQDIWDRRDIRRNLHQAFLTVGGRNLYYR from the coding sequence ATGGATATAGAAAAAAAACTGGATGGGTTGATTAAGCGGGTCCAGTATGCACGCGACGTTCTCGGCGAAACCGAAGATAAACGCCTTACTGCATTTGCCCATAAACTTGATACCTGTCTCGATCGTAATATTAATATGACTCAGGCAGAACTGTGGGATAAACTCAGCACCTACGAAGAGAGTCTCGCTGTTCTTGAAAAAGACATTGATGCAGGCTTATCCGCTATGGATAAAGTTCGCATAGTCCGTCATTCCGAAAGAATATGTCTCGAAGATATTCTTGAAAACGTATACGATAACTACACAGTTGTCGGCGGTAAGGATGACATGAGTATAGATCCCGGAATGGTTATAGCACGAGCTTACATCTCCCGCAGAATTGGCAAAAAAGTGCATAATCAGCCTGTAATGGTTGTCGGTCAGGAAAAGGGACATGGTCAGGAATTTCGTAACGGCGGATGTATTAAGCCCTGGGGTAATGCAAATGCCCTGCGCTATATGAAAGTTGCCGCCCGTGAGAATATCCCCATCCATACATATGTTTTCACTCCTGGTTCATTTCCTGTTGAAGACTATCCCGGAGCAGCACAGCAGATTGCAGAAAATATCTACGAAATGTGCGGCCTTGATGTACCCATCATCTCTGTTATATCTGAAGGTGGGTCTGGCGGTGCAGAAGCAATCGCCATGGCTGATAAGCGTCTAATGCTCTCTCACGGTTATTACTCTGTTATATCTCCAGAAGGAGCTGCTGCAATTGAAGGGCGTATCAAGGGCGGAGAACGTGCCCCCAGTAAACTTATCGAAACATGTGCAAAAGCACAGCAGATAACTGCTGAAGACAATCTGCGCTCAGGATATATCGACGGTATCATCTATGAACCGGCTCTTGGAGCACGTCCTGAACATTTCGATTTTTACAAAATGGTACGTTCAGAAGTCATCCGTGCCACAGATGAAGTTGTATTAAGCGTTAAGGGACTTCGTCTTTTTAGCCGCGCAGCTATTAAAAATCGTAATAAAAAAGAAATTACCAACGAATCCGTCTTCGTGCGCTGGTCTATAAGTTCCAATGCTAAGGACAGACTCCTTTGGAAACGCTATAAAAAATATCGCCGCATGGCTCAGCATGCATATGAAGATAAACGTTCTTTCCTTGAAAAACTTAACTCGGCTAAAGTGGATGCCATGGCAGCTGCCTACTCCACAATACGCTATGACCTGATCAAGAAGTATCAGAGTAAAATTCAGAGTTTTGCAGAAGAAGCAAAGGACGAGATGCATGTTGTTACCAGCAAAGTAGATAAACTTAAGCATCTGGTCATTGGAAAAGTCGGTCTTGCATCAAAAAGTACGTCAGAAGTAGAGCTTGCCCTGACCAAACTCTCAGAAGATCATGAACCGGACATTCCACCGTCTGACTATAGACATTACGTAAGTCCAAGAGCCAGTGAAGACCGGGAAATTACCTGTCCTAATGCAGATAAAAACGGTTGTTTAGAAATATGGTCTCGTGATCTTTTTGATGAATTTGCCGGAGTATGTCCTACATGTGGCCACCATTTTCCAATGGGCTACCGCTGGTATATGGCGAATATATTTGATTGGGGAACTGTGCGTGAATTTAACAAGTCAATCTGCGCAGCCAACCCGACAAACTTTCCTAATTTTCAGGAAAGACTTGACGCCGCAAAAGCAAAAACAGGACTTCAGAGTGGCTGTATAACCTATGAAGGTTCAATCAAGCATACCAAAGTAATCTGCTCCACTCTGGTTGCTCCCTTTCGCGGAGGATCAGTTGGTGCTGCCGAAGGCGAAAAATTTGTCCGCGCTCTCGAACTTGCAGGCAAAAAACGCTATCCTTTTCTTGCATACGTTCACGGTACGGCCGGTATCCGCATTCAGGAAGGTGTTAATGGACTGATTCAGATGCCACGCGTAACTCTCGCAGTACGTCGGTACATCGAGTCAGGAGGACTTTACATCGTTCTTTATGATACCAACTCGTACGCCGGTCCTGTTGCAAGTTTCCTCGGCTGCTCACCTTACCAGTATGCTGTACGGTCATCACGGATTGGATTTGCCGGTCCGGGTGTAATCAAAGAAACCACAGGAATGGACATTGCTCCTGATTACCATTCTGCAAATAAAGCACTATCCAGAGGTCATATCCAAGATATCTGGGATAGACGCGATATCCGTAGAAATCTACATCAAGCCTTCCTCACAGTAGGCGGACGTAATTTATATTACAGATAG
- a CDS encoding biotin carboxylase N-terminal domain-containing protein: MNPKTDKVLIANRGEIAVRIMHACKDLGLDFVSVYTAEDKDSGHVTLAEELGGKEAIYKIRSYIDAGDILSVADETLCTAVHPGYGFFSENFRFARRVTERDRPMTFIGPSWRVIQDLGDKINTKRLARKLNVPTIPGSDRAIYDELEAEEIAANLFEFQEKQGVKNPVVLVKASAGGGGMGIDEVYSIEEFRQVYRRIRNYSMRTFNDEGVLIEQRIFNFNHLEVQIVSERSGKKHVHFGTRNCSVQSPGRQKRIEVAPGFFPEGIAYSFDAKKVLDDIVEHSLSMAREINYDNVGTWEWIVTPKGAPFLMEVNTRIQVENGVSAAISRIKGNSNVNLIKEQIRLALGDDLGYNQNDITFEGVGIEYRIIAEDTDEKFAPWAGKIENLHWDNHEWLKLHTHIPENLPYQIPTEFDPNLALAIIWGKDLKECKDRGLKFLDEFILEGKDRKEISLKSNIKFLNKKTSNLLEF; the protein is encoded by the coding sequence TTGAATCCAAAAACAGATAAAGTACTTATTGCCAACAGAGGCGAGATAGCTGTGCGCATCATGCATGCATGTAAAGATCTCGGCCTTGATTTTGTCAGTGTATACACGGCTGAGGACAAAGATTCCGGACATGTCACTCTTGCAGAAGAGCTTGGCGGCAAGGAAGCAATTTATAAAATCAGATCTTATATTGATGCTGGTGATATCCTTTCTGTTGCGGATGAAACATTGTGTACAGCAGTTCATCCTGGCTACGGCTTTTTCTCTGAAAATTTTCGTTTTGCCAGACGTGTAACAGAAAGAGACAGGCCCATGACTTTTATCGGGCCGTCCTGGCGGGTAATTCAAGACCTTGGTGACAAAATTAACACGAAGCGTTTAGCTAGAAAGCTGAATGTTCCTACAATTCCAGGCTCAGACAGAGCTATATATGATGAGCTGGAAGCAGAAGAAATTGCTGCAAACCTATTTGAATTTCAAGAAAAACAAGGCGTTAAAAACCCTGTTGTTCTTGTAAAAGCTTCCGCTGGCGGCGGAGGTATGGGCATTGACGAAGTCTACTCTATTGAGGAATTTCGTCAGGTTTACCGCAGAATCAGAAACTATTCCATGCGAACCTTCAACGATGAAGGTGTTCTGATTGAACAACGCATTTTTAACTTCAATCATCTTGAAGTTCAGATCGTTTCAGAACGTTCAGGTAAAAAACACGTCCACTTCGGTACTCGTAACTGCTCTGTGCAAAGTCCCGGAAGACAGAAAAGAATCGAAGTTGCTCCTGGTTTCTTCCCTGAGGGCATTGCATATTCATTTGATGCAAAGAAAGTTCTTGATGATATCGTTGAACATTCACTGAGCATGGCTCGTGAAATAAACTATGATAACGTTGGAACCTGGGAATGGATTGTAACTCCTAAGGGGGCTCCTTTCCTTATGGAAGTTAACACCCGTATTCAGGTTGAGAACGGCGTATCAGCTGCTATCTCCCGTATTAAGGGTAATTCCAATGTAAACCTGATTAAAGAACAGATCAGACTCGCTCTTGGTGATGATCTTGGATATAATCAGAATGATATCACCTTTGAAGGTGTGGGAATCGAATATCGAATCATTGCAGAAGACACCGATGAAAAATTCGCTCCATGGGCTGGAAAAATTGAAAATCTTCATTGGGATAACCATGAGTGGCTAAAATTGCATACTCACATCCCTGAAAATCTGCCCTACCAGATTCCCACAGAGTTTGACCCCAATCTGGCATTAGCTATCATCTGGGGTAAAGACCTTAAAGAATGTAAAGATCGGGGATTAAAATTTCTCGACGAATTCATTCTGGAAGGTAAAGACAGAAAGGAAATTTCCTTAAAGTCAAACATCAAGTTTCTTAACAAGAAAACTTCAAACCTACTGGAATTCTAA
- a CDS encoding tetratricopeptide repeat protein — translation MKNRSFARFSKKTALFGTTLLLAGLLTGCGTKDEAAGLHQTGTVAFMLNCDQAASVYFEKAIDANPEYGPSYIMLGDCYLREGKYQKAVDVINQGLRLKLEEGHKRLAHRKLARAYKEMGKSQQALEQITIYTRMSVYQDKLTPEKMLETEDFMATLRLPEGQHVVSVEQIVDQTKKARASTNGTSQDDEDFIDMISFGLI, via the coding sequence ATGAAGAACCGTTCATTTGCCCGTTTCAGTAAAAAAACAGCTCTATTTGGGACAACCCTGTTATTAGCTGGTCTACTTACCGGATGCGGAACAAAAGATGAGGCAGCAGGCCTCCATCAGACAGGTACAGTTGCTTTCATGCTCAACTGTGATCAGGCGGCATCTGTTTATTTTGAAAAAGCAATCGATGCCAATCCTGAATATGGCCCCAGCTATATAATGCTTGGTGATTGTTACTTGCGCGAAGGAAAGTATCAAAAAGCTGTTGATGTTATTAATCAAGGGCTAAGGCTCAAGCTTGAGGAAGGCCATAAGCGCTTGGCTCACCGCAAATTAGCACGAGCGTATAAGGAAATGGGTAAATCCCAACAAGCTTTGGAGCAGATAACAATCTATACGCGCATGTCCGTATATCAAGATAAGCTGACTCCAGAAAAAATGCTTGAAACCGAAGATTTTATGGCAACTCTGCGACTTCCTGAAGGCCAGCATGTTGTTTCGGTTGAACAAATAGTTGACCAGACCAAGAAAGCCCGTGCAAGCACAAACGGGACTTCACAGGACGATGAAGATTTTATAGACATGATCAGTTTTGGTCTAATTTAA
- a CDS encoding Y-family DNA polymerase, with protein sequence MRIFALVDCNNFYVSCERLFRPSLRRCPVVVLSNNDGCVISRSQEAKKVGVPMGAPAFKYKTFFENHNVTVFSSNYSLYGDMSQRVANTLCTMTPEMEIYSIDESFLELPPHQISELQIIGHTIRNTVFKWTGIPVSVGFGPTKTLAKAANRFAKKEPRTNGVFSLCKGINVDRLLDRIAITDVWGIGRRHGKRLIARGVTNAHIFKDLPDLWIKKNMSITGLHTALELRGIPCFNLESTPPDKKTISCSRSFGHPVSSLADLEESVAAYVTRAGEKLRAQNSLTSGVMVYLTTNRHNNLPQYSNSATNMFTVATDYTPDLIAAALKGIRSIYKKEYRFKKTGVVLLELSNKFNRQVNLLEMNSEAENKKKDILMKLLDTANARFGKKTLSYASEGIKQPWQMNSKYRSPDYTTCWDDLPQIK encoded by the coding sequence ATGAGAATTTTTGCCCTAGTGGACTGCAATAATTTCTATGTGTCCTGTGAACGCCTTTTTCGTCCCTCTCTACGCCGTTGTCCAGTCGTTGTACTTTCTAACAATGATGGTTGCGTCATTTCCCGTTCTCAAGAAGCAAAAAAAGTCGGAGTTCCTATGGGGGCTCCAGCTTTTAAATACAAAACATTTTTCGAAAATCACAATGTTACAGTTTTCTCGTCAAATTATTCATTATATGGAGATATGTCTCAGCGGGTAGCCAATACTTTATGTACCATGACCCCGGAAATGGAGATCTATTCTATTGATGAATCTTTTTTAGAATTACCACCACACCAGATAAGCGAACTGCAAATAATCGGACATACTATCCGAAATACAGTATTCAAATGGACAGGAATTCCTGTTTCAGTTGGATTCGGGCCGACAAAAACATTGGCTAAAGCCGCTAATCGTTTTGCTAAAAAAGAACCTCGAACCAACGGAGTGTTCAGCTTATGCAAAGGGATCAATGTAGACCGTTTACTGGACAGAATTGCAATCACGGATGTTTGGGGAATAGGCCGCAGGCATGGGAAAAGACTGATAGCCAGAGGCGTCACCAACGCCCATATTTTTAAAGATCTTCCCGACCTGTGGATTAAAAAAAATATGTCAATAACCGGACTGCATACAGCGTTAGAACTGCGAGGAATTCCATGCTTCAACCTTGAAAGCACCCCGCCAGACAAAAAAACAATATCGTGTTCACGGTCATTTGGTCACCCAGTCTCCAGTCTGGCAGATCTTGAGGAATCTGTTGCAGCTTATGTTACACGCGCAGGAGAAAAATTGCGTGCGCAAAACTCATTGACTTCGGGTGTGATGGTCTATTTAACCACCAACCGTCATAATAATCTTCCACAATATTCAAATTCAGCGACAAACATGTTTACGGTAGCGACAGACTATACCCCTGATTTAATCGCGGCAGCCTTAAAAGGAATTCGCTCTATTTATAAAAAAGAGTATAGATTTAAAAAAACAGGAGTGGTCCTGCTGGAACTCAGCAACAAATTTAACAGACAGGTCAATCTGCTTGAAATGAATAGTGAAGCTGAAAATAAAAAAAAAGATATACTTATGAAGCTCTTAGATACAGCAAACGCACGATTTGGAAAAAAAACTTTGAGCTATGCATCAGAAGGCATAAAGCAACCTTGGCAAATGAACAGCAAATATAGATCTCCAGACTATACCACCTGCTGGGATGACCTGCCTCAAATTAAGTAG
- a CDS encoding LexA family protein, protein MTHDCVDIFQPEIINITEIPFFLSGVSAGFPSPADDYIDKKMDLNDHLIKHPAATFFVRAYGDSMRDANITSGDILIVDRSLDALHNSIVIAVLDGELTVKRLKLKDRGIYLAPENPDYPLLEITEETSFEVWGVVTYIIHKA, encoded by the coding sequence ATGACCCACGATTGCGTAGACATTTTTCAACCGGAAATAATTAACATTACTGAAATTCCATTTTTTTTATCAGGAGTCTCGGCAGGATTCCCCTCACCGGCCGACGACTATATTGATAAAAAAATGGATCTAAATGATCACCTTATAAAACATCCCGCTGCGACTTTCTTTGTCCGTGCATATGGAGATTCTATGCGCGATGCAAACATTACATCCGGTGATATACTTATCGTAGACCGTTCGCTTGATGCTCTTCACAATTCAATTGTTATAGCCGTGCTAGACGGAGAATTAACAGTTAAACGCCTGAAGCTGAAAGATAGAGGTATCTACCTTGCACCGGAGAATCCAGATTACCCTTTACTTGAAATAACAGAAGAAACTTCTTTTGAAGTTTGGGGAGTAGTAACCTATATCATTCATAAGGCTTGA
- a CDS encoding protein phosphatase CheZ has protein sequence MIHDDQIVREMMEKVSEDLATSLKESIADAVQKEISKSMSQTLLEGEFYRRINIDLQNGLRDIYQQVSKAKKGPSGAPVEIPVDANPDELFNEASDQLDAIMRTTEKATQDIMDIVEKLQETQFALVNIIKAFESGGVKKEQREKLSEINSTLGEDLMTIMTTLSFQDLTGQRIKIIIDTIKSVEKIVLDLYMSTGLKIKARKEAPEKSLEQLDQETEYKMSELKGPTEKSDQGDVDDLLASLGL, from the coding sequence GTGATTCATGATGATCAGATAGTGCGGGAAATGATGGAAAAAGTTTCTGAAGACTTAGCCACGAGCCTTAAAGAAAGCATCGCAGATGCTGTCCAGAAGGAAATATCCAAAAGCATGTCTCAAACACTTTTGGAAGGTGAATTTTACCGCCGTATCAATATAGATCTGCAAAATGGACTTCGCGACATATATCAACAAGTTTCTAAAGCTAAAAAAGGCCCTTCAGGCGCTCCTGTTGAGATTCCTGTGGATGCCAACCCAGACGAATTATTCAACGAAGCTTCAGACCAACTTGATGCGATAATGCGGACAACTGAAAAAGCAACTCAGGATATCATGGATATTGTTGAGAAGTTGCAGGAAACTCAATTCGCACTTGTCAACATTATCAAAGCCTTTGAATCAGGTGGTGTTAAAAAAGAGCAGCGTGAAAAATTGAGTGAGATAAACAGCACCCTAGGTGAAGACCTCATGACCATCATGACCACGCTATCTTTTCAAGACTTAACCGGACAACGTATCAAAATAATTATTGATACAATCAAAAGTGTTGAGAAAATCGTTCTTGACCTCTATATGTCGACCGGCCTGAAAATTAAAGCTCGCAAAGAAGCTCCTGAAAAATCACTTGAGCAGCTCGACCAGGAAACAGAATACAAAATGAGTGAATTGAAAGGCCCTACTGAAAAATCTGATCAGGGCGATGTCGATGACCTTCTTGCATCACTAGGCTTATAA
- a CDS encoding 4Fe-4S binding protein produces MTDSKNFNKIIHLSFPSTVSGRPVICNLGKLYNLSFNILKADINPRLEGSMTLEINGFEEDYHKGINYLKENGIRLIPVAQKIARDENSCMHCGMCLSMCPTGALSIDQNNRLVIFDLEKCTACGMCTKVCPVRAMEVDPQD; encoded by the coding sequence ATGACAGATAGCAAAAACTTTAACAAAATTATTCACTTGTCCTTTCCTTCAACAGTATCCGGTCGCCCGGTAATCTGCAATTTAGGGAAGCTTTACAATCTCAGCTTCAACATTCTCAAAGCTGATATAAATCCGCGCTTAGAAGGCAGCATGACCCTGGAGATAAATGGGTTTGAGGAAGATTACCACAAAGGAATCAACTACCTCAAAGAAAATGGAATCCGACTGATTCCTGTTGCCCAAAAAATTGCTCGGGATGAAAATTCCTGTATGCATTGCGGTATGTGTCTTTCAATGTGTCCAACTGGTGCACTTTCTATTGATCAGAATAACCGTCTGGTTATTTTTGATTTAGAAAAATGTACAGCTTGCGGTATGTGTACTAAAGTCTGTCCTGTGCGGGCAATGGAAGTCGACCCTCAGGATTAA
- the ybgF gene encoding tol-pal system protein YbgF, protein MSNNLKKTIIATLIAFPLATGLNGCVTTSDMDSLRMEVRQSRGQLNKKIDNLQTQLSAEDTALHNEIKTSSSPMQTQQANMYAEVSALKMQVAKLQGAFNSMTEQVSMLSGNSTMSIEDISQKLQTMRLAIESQLAIDLGQIKLTPTPPQEVVPATSSTVAAGGIAAVVAPEPQKSKPADSAKALYDKALGEFNTKEYKNAIRDWNEFSKTFPKHKLVPNAIFWEGECYYQLGDYANAALKYQVVIAKHSKSNKYRSAMLKQGICLTKLGKSKSGKYILEDLIKKAPDSAEAKRAKTILKNLK, encoded by the coding sequence ATGTCGAATAATCTAAAAAAAACAATTATTGCCACCCTCATTGCTTTTCCTTTAGCAACAGGTTTGAACGGTTGTGTCACTACATCTGATATGGATTCTCTGCGTATGGAAGTGCGTCAAAGCAGGGGCCAGTTAAATAAAAAAATTGATAACCTTCAAACACAGTTAAGTGCCGAAGATACCGCACTGCATAATGAAATAAAAACTTCAAGCTCTCCCATGCAAACTCAGCAGGCAAATATGTATGCTGAAGTAAGTGCCCTGAAAATGCAGGTTGCTAAATTGCAGGGAGCTTTCAACTCCATGACAGAACAAGTCTCCATGCTTAGTGGTAACAGCACTATGTCTATTGAAGATATTTCTCAGAAACTTCAAACAATGCGACTGGCGATTGAAAGCCAACTTGCTATCGATTTAGGTCAGATTAAGCTGACTCCAACCCCGCCCCAAGAAGTTGTACCTGCAACAAGTTCAACTGTCGCTGCCGGTGGTATAGCGGCTGTCGTAGCCCCTGAACCCCAAAAATCCAAGCCTGCTGATTCAGCTAAGGCTTTGTATGACAAGGCGTTAGGAGAATTTAATACGAAAGAGTATAAAAATGCCATTCGTGACTGGAATGAATTCAGTAAAACTTTTCCAAAACATAAGCTTGTACCCAATGCCATTTTCTGGGAAGGTGAATGCTACTATCAGTTAGGAGACTATGCCAATGCAGCACTTAAGTATCAGGTTGTCATTGCCAAGCACTCCAAAAGCAACAAATATAGATCCGCCATGTTAAAGCAAGGAATATGTCTTACAAAACTTGGTAAATCTAAATCAGGTAAATACATTCTTGAAGACCTTATCAAGAAAGCTCCTGATTCAGCCGAAGCTAAACGAGCAAAAACAATCCTTAAGAATCTTAAATAA
- a CDS encoding PLD nuclease N-terminal domain-containing protein: MIFGNIPTLPMETWMIILGSVGLFAALTLFAIWDAFNREFPSNMEKVGWIQLTIFIPFLGCLAYFILGRKRGKKYDVE, encoded by the coding sequence ATGATCTTCGGAAATATTCCCACTCTGCCCATGGAAACATGGATGATCATTCTGGGCAGTGTTGGCCTTTTTGCAGCTCTGACCCTTTTCGCAATATGGGATGCTTTTAATAGGGAATTCCCATCAAATATGGAAAAAGTGGGCTGGATTCAGCTGACAATTTTTATACCATTTTTAGGCTGCCTGGCTTATTTTATTCTCGGTAGAAAGAGAGGAAAAAAATACGATGTCGAATAA
- the lgt gene encoding prolipoprotein diacylglyceryl transferase — MNPVLFTLGSINIYSYSVYLTAGCLLAMGWAMREARYKDLPYSLAPITGIIAIICGILGARALYVGLYPQQFVNNIIEIFYIWQGGFVFSGAFIFGSLGGLLFLKSKKQDIMPWLDCFAPAIALGQAIGRIGCFSAGCCYGKHTDLPWAVTFRNTDSVAPLFYPLHPTQIYHSLAGIITFVILLQAKKYLKNDGKITGLFLVLFSLFRFIIEFFRADYRGSFGPISTTQFITLVFFSIGIYLLSVNKKRST; from the coding sequence ATGAATCCTGTCCTATTTACTCTCGGCTCCATAAATATTTATAGCTATAGCGTTTACCTCACTGCTGGATGTCTGCTGGCAATGGGATGGGCTATGCGTGAGGCCAGATATAAAGATCTACCGTACTCTTTGGCCCCAATAACCGGAATAATTGCCATTATTTGCGGAATATTAGGAGCCAGAGCTCTTTATGTCGGTTTATATCCGCAACAATTTGTCAATAATATCATTGAAATATTTTATATTTGGCAAGGCGGTTTTGTTTTTTCAGGAGCATTTATTTTCGGTTCACTTGGAGGGCTTTTATTTTTAAAGTCCAAAAAGCAAGATATTATGCCATGGCTTGACTGCTTTGCTCCGGCAATTGCTCTTGGTCAGGCCATTGGAAGAATCGGCTGTTTTTCTGCAGGGTGCTGCTATGGCAAACATACTGACCTTCCTTGGGCGGTCACTTTCAGAAACACAGATTCAGTAGCCCCTTTATTCTATCCTCTGCATCCAACACAAATATATCATAGTCTGGCAGGAATTATTACATTTGTTATTTTACTCCAAGCCAAAAAGTACTTAAAAAATGACGGTAAAATAACAGGATTATTTCTGGTATTGTTTTCTCTTTTCAGATTTATTATTGAATTTTTCAGAGCGGATTACCGAGGCTCATTTGGTCCGATAAGTACTACTCAATTTATAACACTTGTCTTTTTTTCAATTGGTATTTACCTGTTATCCGTAAATAAAAAAAGGAGCACTTAA
- the lspA gene encoding signal peptidase II — translation MKRYTIAGLITVVTLILDQLTKIAIREKMVLWASDTIIPGFFNLVHVINKGAAFGFLNRGDISWQRSFFIAVTIVALGAISFLLKSVKDNDRFQVIGLGCILGGALGNLIDRIVYGEVTDFLDFYFGSYHWPAFNVADIAICVGAFFMIISMYRNK, via the coding sequence ATGAAGAGATATACTATCGCCGGATTAATCACTGTTGTAACGCTGATACTAGACCAGCTCACAAAAATAGCAATACGTGAAAAAATGGTTTTGTGGGCTTCTGATACGATCATTCCCGGATTCTTTAATCTTGTTCATGTGATCAATAAAGGAGCTGCCTTCGGTTTTCTTAACCGCGGTGATATTTCATGGCAACGCTCATTTTTTATTGCAGTCACCATTGTTGCGCTTGGTGCCATATCCTTCCTGTTAAAATCAGTAAAAGATAATGACAGGTTCCAAGTTATAGGCCTAGGCTGTATCTTAGGCGGTGCATTAGGAAACTTAATTGATAGAATAGTTTATGGTGAAGTAACTGATTTTCTAGATTTTTATTTTGGCTCTTATCACTGGCCGGCATTTAACGTGGCTGATATAGCAATTTGCGTTGGTGCATTTTTTATGATCATTTCAATGTACAGGAATAAATAA